Proteins encoded together in one Kutzneria kofuensis window:
- a CDS encoding ABC transporter substrate-binding protein, protein MRTPRRAALSRAATCSAGALVLLLSACTAGGGGSNGAQDAPSADQKVTLTVYSNFADRELGILNKALDGFHAAHPNITINSQGSQDDDKITQSIRGGNPPDVAISFSTDNIGQFCSSGAWQDLKPYIDRDKVDLTQIPKAVQDYTQYNGVRCAMPMLADVYGLYYNKDLFAAKGITAPPKTMSELLEDTKKLTELNPDGSIKVAGFIPQFGFYANHPQIWAPQFGAKWLDSNGKSDLASDPAWTAMFTFQKQLVDFYGWDKLQKFTAGLGQEYSPDHAFNKGQVAMMFDGEYRTAFLKSDAPNLNYDTAPSPVADDKSDLYGGGYTTGTIIGIPKGVKNAGAAWELIKYLSTDTNALVQLANGLGNVPSTKAALHSPDLKLPAQFNTFLKVFDNPNLANNPASPNGGAYLKTAEDLGSSWQSGQVKDLHAAFAQADKTIDDAKALGGN, encoded by the coding sequence ATGCGCACCCCCAGACGCGCCGCCCTGTCCCGAGCAGCCACCTGCTCGGCCGGAGCATTAGTCCTGCTGCTCTCAGCGTGCACCGCCGGCGGCGGCGGTTCGAACGGCGCGCAGGACGCGCCCAGCGCCGACCAGAAGGTCACACTCACCGTCTACAGCAACTTCGCCGACCGTGAGCTGGGCATTCTGAACAAGGCGCTCGACGGCTTCCACGCGGCGCACCCGAACATCACCATCAACAGCCAGGGCAGCCAGGACGACGACAAGATCACCCAGTCGATCCGCGGCGGCAACCCGCCGGACGTGGCGATCTCGTTCTCCACCGACAACATCGGGCAGTTCTGCTCGTCGGGCGCCTGGCAGGACCTCAAGCCCTACATCGACCGGGACAAGGTGGATCTCACCCAGATCCCCAAGGCGGTGCAGGACTACACCCAGTACAACGGCGTCCGCTGCGCGATGCCGATGCTGGCCGACGTCTACGGGCTGTACTACAACAAGGACCTGTTCGCCGCCAAGGGCATCACCGCGCCGCCCAAGACGATGAGCGAGCTGTTGGAGGACACCAAGAAGCTGACCGAGCTCAACCCGGACGGGTCGATCAAGGTCGCCGGCTTCATCCCGCAGTTCGGCTTCTACGCCAACCACCCGCAGATCTGGGCCCCGCAGTTCGGCGCCAAGTGGCTGGACAGCAACGGCAAGTCCGACCTGGCCAGCGACCCGGCCTGGACGGCGATGTTCACCTTCCAGAAGCAGCTGGTCGACTTCTACGGCTGGGACAAGCTGCAGAAGTTCACCGCCGGGCTGGGCCAGGAGTACTCGCCGGACCACGCCTTCAACAAGGGCCAGGTCGCGATGATGTTCGACGGTGAGTACCGCACCGCGTTCCTCAAGTCGGACGCGCCGAACCTGAACTACGACACCGCGCCGTCCCCGGTCGCCGACGACAAGTCCGACCTGTACGGCGGCGGCTACACCACCGGCACGATCATCGGCATCCCCAAGGGCGTCAAGAACGCCGGCGCCGCGTGGGAGCTGATCAAGTACCTGTCCACCGACACCAACGCGTTGGTGCAGCTGGCCAACGGCCTGGGCAACGTGCCGAGCACCAAGGCGGCGCTGCACAGCCCCGACCTGAAGCTGCCGGCCCAGTTCAACACCTTCCTGAAGGTGTTCGACAACCCGAACCTGGCCAACAACCCGGCCAGCCCCAACGGCGGCGCCTACCTGAAGACGGCCGAGGACCTGGGCTCGTCCTGGCAGAGCGGCCAGGTCAAGGACCTGCACGCCGCGTTCGCCCAGGCGGACAAGACCATCGACGACGCCAAGGCGCTCGGCGGCAACTGA
- a CDS encoding 6-phospho-beta-glucosidase, with product MKLTVVGGGSTYTPELIDGIAGRRTSLDVDEIVLVDPDADRLAVVGPFSQRLLDHAGHPAKVRTTSVLEEGVEGASAVLLQLRVGGQSARRSDETFPLVCDCVGQETTGAGGLAKALRTVPVVLDIADRVREIAGEDTWIVNFTNPVGIVTRALLQAGHRAVGLCNVAITFQRWTSALLGLQPDDVKLEHVGLNHLTWERGLIVNGENVLPKLIAEHSEELAEHIGIPGALIRRLGVVPSYYLKYFYEHDEVVAKQKHERPRADVVTEVENELLKIYQDPAVVTKPEALSRRGGAYYSEAAVQLVHSLTSGAAGEEHVVNVRNNGTLPFLPDDAVIEVPAIVDSRGATPLPVKPVEPGFAGLISHVTGYEYLALEAAVHGGRDRVADALLAHPLIGQYSIAEKLADELVAENKDLLPWAKA from the coding sequence GTGAAACTCACTGTCGTAGGGGGCGGTTCCACCTACACCCCGGAGCTGATCGACGGCATCGCCGGCCGGCGCACGAGTCTGGACGTGGACGAGATCGTGCTCGTCGACCCGGACGCCGATCGCCTGGCCGTCGTCGGCCCGTTCAGCCAGCGCCTGCTCGACCACGCCGGGCACCCGGCCAAGGTTCGCACCACCAGCGTTCTCGAGGAGGGTGTCGAAGGTGCGTCCGCCGTACTGTTGCAGCTGAGGGTCGGCGGCCAGTCGGCCCGCCGCTCCGACGAGACGTTCCCGCTGGTCTGCGACTGCGTCGGCCAGGAGACCACCGGCGCCGGCGGCCTGGCCAAGGCGCTGCGCACCGTGCCGGTGGTGCTCGACATCGCCGACCGGGTGCGGGAAATCGCCGGCGAGGACACGTGGATCGTCAACTTCACCAACCCGGTCGGCATCGTCACGCGGGCGCTGCTGCAGGCCGGCCACCGCGCCGTCGGGCTGTGCAACGTGGCGATCACGTTCCAGCGCTGGACGTCCGCGCTGCTCGGGCTGCAGCCCGATGACGTCAAGCTGGAGCACGTGGGGCTCAACCACCTCACGTGGGAGCGGGGCCTGATCGTCAACGGCGAGAACGTGCTGCCCAAGCTGATCGCCGAGCACTCCGAGGAACTGGCCGAGCACATCGGCATTCCCGGCGCGCTGATCCGCCGGCTCGGCGTCGTGCCGTCGTACTACCTCAAGTACTTCTACGAGCACGACGAGGTCGTCGCCAAGCAGAAGCACGAGCGGCCGCGCGCCGACGTCGTCACCGAGGTCGAGAACGAACTGCTGAAGATCTACCAGGACCCCGCCGTCGTGACGAAGCCGGAGGCGCTGTCCCGGCGCGGCGGGGCGTACTACTCGGAGGCCGCGGTCCAGCTGGTGCACTCGCTGACCAGCGGCGCCGCCGGCGAGGAGCACGTGGTCAACGTGCGCAACAACGGCACGCTGCCGTTCCTGCCGGACGACGCCGTGATCGAGGTGCCGGCCATTGTGGACAGTCGCGGTGCGACACCGCTTCCGGTCAAGCCGGTCGAGCCCGGGTTCGCCGGGCTGATCTCGCACGTGACCGGGTACGAGTACCTGGCGCTGGAGGCGGCCGTCCACGGCGGCCGCGACCGGGTCGCCGACGCACTGCTCGCCCACCCGTTGATCGGCCAGTACTCGATCGCCGAGAAGCTCGCCGACGAGCTGGTCGCGGAGAACAAGGACCTATTGCCATGGGCCAAGGCGTGA
- a CDS encoding ROK family transcriptional regulator, whose protein sequence is MRAGSPRLLREINDRAAIDALLRNGPLTRSELEGIIGLSKPATAQLLTRLEAQDIVRRDGLRGGGRGPRAQLWAVNGGLAHVAAVDLTPDSVDVAIADISGATLTEHHALMPKGSDVLTVFAEAMGKAASDCNLQVSDLHHVVVGSPGAVDPATGQLGFAPHLPGWEGFDVVGRLHELLGTSVSMENDVNLVALEEMITGRAVDVRDFVLVWPVDAVGSAVVINRVLLRGATGGAGEIDWMRVPDLSRQDTGIDRAGTRYGDLLSNSSVTKLARSHGIAARHALGAVTKALSHGAPGREFLTDLARRIAVGIANVVSVVDPELVLLSGEVAHAGGSVLCELVAAELRRLVIPRTPVELALVAGHAVRAGAMHSALAVVREEVFGLPANDMLPPLHSAR, encoded by the coding sequence GTGCGTGCCGGAAGCCCGAGACTGCTGCGCGAGATCAACGATCGTGCCGCGATCGACGCGTTGCTGCGCAACGGGCCGCTCACCCGGTCCGAGCTGGAGGGCATCATCGGGCTGTCCAAGCCCGCGACCGCCCAGCTGCTCACGCGCCTCGAAGCACAGGACATCGTCCGCCGCGACGGCCTGCGCGGCGGCGGCCGCGGCCCCCGCGCCCAATTGTGGGCCGTCAACGGCGGCCTCGCGCACGTCGCCGCCGTCGACCTCACGCCCGACTCGGTCGACGTGGCCATCGCCGACATCTCCGGCGCCACGCTGACCGAGCACCACGCGCTGATGCCCAAGGGCAGCGACGTGCTGACGGTGTTCGCCGAGGCCATGGGCAAGGCCGCCAGCGACTGCAACCTTCAGGTCAGCGACCTGCACCACGTCGTGGTCGGCAGCCCCGGCGCCGTCGACCCGGCCACCGGGCAGCTCGGCTTCGCGCCGCACCTGCCCGGTTGGGAGGGCTTCGACGTGGTCGGCCGGCTCCACGAGCTGCTGGGCACGTCGGTCAGCATGGAGAACGACGTCAACCTGGTCGCGCTGGAGGAGATGATCACCGGCCGCGCCGTGGACGTCCGCGACTTCGTGCTCGTCTGGCCGGTCGACGCCGTCGGTTCCGCGGTCGTGATCAACCGCGTGCTGCTGCGCGGCGCCACCGGCGGCGCCGGCGAGATCGACTGGATGCGCGTCCCCGACCTGTCCCGCCAGGACACCGGCATCGACCGCGCCGGCACCCGCTACGGCGACCTGCTGTCCAACTCGTCGGTGACGAAACTGGCGCGCTCCCACGGGATCGCCGCCCGGCACGCGCTCGGCGCGGTCACCAAGGCGCTGTCCCACGGCGCCCCGGGTCGCGAGTTCCTCACCGACCTGGCCCGGCGCATCGCCGTCGGCATCGCCAACGTGGTCAGCGTCGTGGACCCGGAACTGGTGCTGCTGTCCGGCGAGGTCGCGCACGCCGGCGGCTCGGTGCTGTGCGAGCTGGTCGCCGCCGAGCTGCGCCGCCTGGTCATTCCCCGAACCCCGGTCGAACTCGCGTTGGTCGCCGGCCACGCGGTGCGCGCCGGGGCCATGCACTCCGCCCTGGCCGTGGTCAGGGAAGAGGTGTTCGGCCTACCGGCCAACGACATGCTGCCGCCGCTGCATTCCGCTCGATGA
- a CDS encoding DUF3558 family protein, with protein MSPRVVLLVAGLFLLTACSSGGTTSAADGTPGVSGISPERPASLDGVDPCTLIDDRGRAALGITTAPHNGVNVSATRSCGWLLGDDYYATVSLFTQVGLDDLALPAGTTATSVGGRAGKKIIKTADPGCSLYLAATAHSAVQIDVDQGKDAEIACYDALKVAFLADGRLPATP; from the coding sequence ATGTCGCCACGCGTCGTCCTGCTGGTCGCCGGCCTGTTCCTGCTCACGGCCTGCTCCTCGGGAGGCACCACGTCCGCCGCCGACGGCACCCCCGGCGTGTCCGGGATCTCACCGGAGCGCCCGGCGTCGCTGGACGGGGTCGATCCGTGCACGCTCATCGACGACCGCGGGCGCGCGGCGCTCGGCATCACCACCGCGCCACACAATGGGGTGAATGTGTCGGCCACCCGCTCGTGCGGCTGGTTGCTCGGCGACGACTACTACGCCACCGTCAGCCTGTTCACCCAGGTCGGCCTGGATGACCTGGCCCTACCCGCCGGCACGACGGCCACCTCGGTGGGCGGCCGGGCCGGAAAGAAGATCATCAAGACCGCCGATCCCGGCTGCTCGCTCTACCTCGCCGCGACCGCCCACTCCGCCGTCCAGATCGACGTCGACCAGGGCAAAGACGCCGAGATCGCGTGCTACGACGCACTCAAGGTCGCCTTCCTGGCCGACGGGCGGCTGCCGGCCACGCCGTGA
- a CDS encoding ESX secretion-associated protein EspG, producing the protein MPPIAILPLAAFDIVWEDLRLGSVPYPFDVPSHGATLDERARIRTAVYEDLERNGLARGRQPDPNLHDALRLLARPHIQLDTISTLDRQRGLMVYAASVAVGQRALLAVQQGGTMRLEYIRDTALAASLVALLPPHQPGPGQQVSVPAKELAQPNRHSPEAQTLTTMFGDPVLRLGQFAGAMFDEHGTARRMPGLSWFDTEAGRYLGVSGRGRDGEDWATLSPADTSGLIHRLGDMIRMAGRR; encoded by the coding sequence ATGCCGCCGATCGCGATCCTCCCGCTCGCCGCGTTCGACATCGTGTGGGAGGACCTGCGACTCGGGTCCGTGCCCTATCCGTTCGACGTGCCCAGCCACGGGGCGACCCTGGACGAGCGCGCGCGGATCCGCACGGCCGTGTACGAGGACCTGGAGCGGAACGGGCTGGCGCGCGGCCGCCAGCCCGACCCCAACCTGCACGACGCGCTGCGGCTGCTGGCCCGCCCGCACATCCAGCTGGACACGATTTCCACGCTGGACCGGCAGCGCGGGCTGATGGTGTACGCCGCGTCCGTCGCCGTCGGGCAGCGGGCGCTGCTCGCCGTGCAGCAGGGCGGCACCATGCGGCTGGAGTACATCCGCGACACCGCGCTGGCGGCGTCGCTGGTGGCGCTGCTGCCGCCGCACCAGCCCGGCCCCGGGCAGCAGGTGTCGGTGCCGGCCAAGGAGTTGGCGCAGCCCAACCGGCACAGCCCCGAGGCGCAGACGCTGACCACCATGTTCGGCGATCCGGTGCTGCGGCTCGGCCAGTTCGCCGGCGCGATGTTCGACGAGCACGGCACCGCTCGGCGGATGCCCGGCCTGAGCTGGTTCGACACCGAGGCCGGGCGGTATCTCGGGGTGTCCGGTCGCGGCCGGGACGGCGAGGACTGGGCCACCCTGTCGCCCGCCGACACCAGCGGCCTGATCCACCGGCTCGGCGACATGATCAGGATGGCCGGTCGCCGCTGA
- a CDS encoding SGNH/GDSL hydrolase family protein, whose product MPHRFSTFVAVGDSFTEGLEDLGPDGLVYRGWADRLAELLAADAPEFRYANLAVRSRKMLEILTDQVPVAAAMKADLVSLCAGTNDIIRPGSDPDRIAGLFDEAVTQLAAAGSHIVIFTGMDTKGTPVLGRLRGKIATYNGHLRAIADKHGATVVDLWPLEMLRDSRAWAADRLHPSPEGHRRLALLVADRLGIEAEPWNEPWPQIPPLARFAKRQEDLRWAKDFFVPWIGRRLRRVTSGDGLTAKRPELSPL is encoded by the coding sequence GTGCCGCACCGTTTCAGCACGTTCGTGGCCGTGGGCGACAGCTTCACCGAGGGGCTGGAGGATCTCGGCCCGGACGGCCTGGTCTACCGGGGCTGGGCCGACCGGCTCGCCGAGCTGCTCGCCGCGGACGCGCCCGAGTTCCGCTACGCCAACCTGGCCGTGCGCAGCCGCAAGATGCTGGAGATCCTGACCGACCAGGTGCCGGTGGCGGCCGCCATGAAGGCGGACCTGGTCTCGTTATGCGCCGGCACGAACGACATCATTCGCCCCGGCAGTGACCCGGACCGCATCGCCGGGCTGTTCGACGAGGCCGTCACGCAGCTGGCCGCGGCCGGCAGCCACATCGTGATCTTCACGGGGATGGACACCAAGGGCACGCCGGTGCTGGGCCGGCTGCGCGGCAAGATCGCCACGTACAACGGACATCTGCGCGCGATCGCCGACAAGCACGGCGCGACGGTCGTCGACCTGTGGCCGCTGGAGATGCTGCGCGACTCGCGGGCGTGGGCGGCGGACCGGCTGCACCCCTCGCCGGAGGGCCACCGGCGGCTGGCGCTGCTGGTCGCGGACCGGCTGGGCATCGAGGCCGAGCCGTGGAACGAGCCGTGGCCGCAGATCCCGCCGCTGGCGCGCTTCGCCAAGCGGCAGGAGGACCTGCGCTGGGCCAAGGACTTCTTCGTGCCGTGGATCGGCCGGCGGCTGCGCCGCGTGACCTCCGGCGACGGCCTGACGGCGAAGCGTCCGGAACTGAGCCCGCTGTAG
- a CDS encoding WXG100 family type VII secretion target translates to MTGQHPAVPHPNANYPGLPHEELKKLVTVNVNPGAAYAAGDEWKQLAGQLREAAITLDAAINGSQSHWEGAAADLARAHLAKVRDWSADTAEFFNATGTAMHDQVDAAAKAKTDMPDPVDFDPAKMIEQAAGNPIAMITLPVEMYTTYQASNEAKDKAVKVVQTRDASMQAASASIPAFTPPPDISDGSTASTTVASAGPVGSGSGVAAYHGTSGGGSYGGGSSYTPSGGGSYHPAASVPGGGGTYTPGPVGGGGGGPTRISGYDPGLGNPGYNAPNYTNTPGGNSPYGPGGGGNPGLAGGFGPGGGGGGGGTGYRGGAGGMGSSATSSAAKPGAGPATGAGSAAEGAGARGGMGATGGAGQSGMSPGAAGRGGKKEEDKEHKRPTFLVETDDVFGDGQMVAPTVIGENPAGGY, encoded by the coding sequence ATGACGGGACAGCACCCCGCGGTTCCCCATCCGAACGCGAACTACCCGGGCTTGCCGCACGAGGAGCTGAAGAAGCTCGTGACGGTCAACGTCAACCCGGGTGCTGCGTACGCCGCCGGCGACGAGTGGAAGCAGCTGGCCGGGCAGTTGCGCGAGGCGGCCATCACGCTCGACGCCGCGATCAACGGGTCGCAGTCGCACTGGGAGGGTGCGGCCGCCGACCTCGCTCGCGCGCACCTGGCCAAGGTCCGGGACTGGAGTGCCGACACCGCGGAGTTCTTCAACGCGACCGGCACCGCCATGCACGACCAGGTCGACGCGGCCGCCAAGGCCAAGACCGACATGCCGGACCCGGTGGATTTCGACCCGGCGAAGATGATCGAGCAGGCGGCCGGCAACCCGATCGCGATGATCACGCTGCCGGTCGAGATGTACACGACCTACCAGGCGTCCAACGAGGCCAAGGACAAGGCCGTCAAGGTGGTGCAGACGCGCGACGCCTCGATGCAGGCGGCGTCGGCGTCCATCCCGGCCTTCACGCCGCCGCCGGACATCAGCGACGGCAGCACGGCCAGCACCACGGTCGCCAGCGCCGGCCCGGTCGGCTCGGGCAGCGGCGTCGCGGCGTACCACGGCACCTCGGGCGGCGGCAGCTACGGCGGCGGCAGCTCGTACACCCCGAGCGGCGGCGGCAGCTACCACCCGGCGGCCTCGGTTCCCGGCGGCGGCGGCACGTACACGCCCGGCCCGGTCGGCGGCGGTGGCGGCGGCCCGACCCGGATCTCCGGCTACGACCCGGGCCTGGGCAACCCCGGCTACAACGCCCCGAACTACACCAACACCCCCGGCGGCAACAGCCCGTACGGCCCCGGCGGCGGGGGCAACCCCGGTCTCGCCGGCGGCTTCGGCCCGGGCGGCGGCGGTGGTGGCGGCGGCACCGGTTACCGCGGCGGTGCGGGCGGCATGGGCTCCTCGGCCACGTCCTCGGCGGCGAAGCCGGGCGCGGGTCCGGCGACCGGCGCCGGCAGCGCGGCGGAAGGCGCGGGCGCGCGTGGCGGCATGGGCGCCACGGGCGGCGCCGGCCAGTCCGGCATGAGCCCGGGTGCGGCCGGCCGCGGCGGCAAGAAGGAAGAGGACAAGGAGCACAAGCGGCCGACCTTCCTGGTCGAGACCGACGACGTGTTCGGCGACGGCCAGATGGTCGCGCCGACCGTCATCGGTGAGAATCCGGCCGGCGGGTACTGA
- a CDS encoding carbohydrate ABC transporter permease encodes MTATLLGSADAAAASVPSQGRARRRSRHRLWVLLFLAPWAAGMVLFFAYPLLATVYFSFTNYDGLNTADFVGLRNYVFMFTSDPIVRTAAWNTLWLVVVLTACRVLFALGVAQILTKVRNGSGFLRALCYLPSLAPPVAATLTFVFLFNPGTGPVNTILHWFGIEGPLWFNDPNLSKPSLALLTLWGSGELMIIVLAAMLDVPADLYEAAQLDGAGPWTRFRRITLPSISPVLLFGIVNSIIFALQYFTQAVVAGSVASGSADAVGNSKLIGYPNNSTLTFPVWMYNEGFRSYHMGYASAMAVLLFIVSFAFTAILIRQLRAGKAEAS; translated from the coding sequence ATGACAGCGACGCTGCTCGGCTCGGCCGACGCCGCCGCCGCGTCCGTCCCCTCCCAGGGGCGGGCGCGGCGGCGCAGCCGCCATCGGTTGTGGGTCCTGCTCTTCCTGGCCCCGTGGGCCGCCGGCATGGTGCTGTTCTTCGCGTACCCGCTGCTGGCGACGGTGTACTTCTCGTTCACCAACTACGACGGGTTGAACACCGCCGACTTCGTCGGCCTCCGCAACTACGTGTTCATGTTCACCAGCGACCCGATCGTGCGCACCGCCGCGTGGAACACGCTCTGGCTGGTGGTCGTGCTGACCGCGTGCCGGGTGCTGTTCGCGCTCGGCGTCGCGCAGATCCTGACCAAGGTGCGCAACGGCTCCGGCTTCCTGCGGGCGCTGTGCTACCTGCCGTCGCTGGCGCCGCCGGTGGCCGCGACGCTGACGTTCGTGTTCCTGTTCAACCCGGGCACCGGCCCGGTGAACACGATCCTGCACTGGTTCGGCATCGAGGGGCCGTTGTGGTTCAACGACCCCAACCTGTCCAAGCCGTCGCTGGCGCTGCTCACGCTGTGGGGCTCCGGCGAGCTGATGATCATCGTCCTGGCCGCGATGCTGGACGTGCCGGCCGATCTCTACGAGGCGGCGCAGCTGGACGGCGCCGGCCCGTGGACCCGGTTCCGCCGGATCACGCTGCCGTCCATCTCGCCGGTGCTGCTGTTCGGCATCGTCAACTCGATCATCTTCGCGCTGCAGTACTTCACGCAGGCCGTCGTCGCCGGCTCGGTGGCGTCCGGCTCGGCCGACGCCGTCGGCAACTCCAAGCTCATCGGCTACCCGAACAACAGCACGCTCACCTTCCCGGTGTGGATGTACAACGAGGGATTCCGCTCGTACCACATGGGTTACGCCTCGGCGATGGCCGTGCTGCTGTTCATCGTCTCGTTCGCGTTCACCGCGATCCTGATCCGGCAGCTGCGCGCCGGCAAGGCGGAGGCATCCTGA
- a CDS encoding DUF3558 family protein, whose amino-acid sequence MRRSLLLTLVAAGVALAAAGCGGAAGGTAAPATDTGSATTTSAAASTAPSFDPCAVLPADGLAKLGISGQAKIDPDSGACQWLGTFDVSTHVLPYPLGQRPKKDNPTITQLTVGSHKAELWRSNTAGWCSVEVALGAAQSFDITVVAADSKSMDTACSSVQDLATAAEPKLPTS is encoded by the coding sequence GTGCGTCGTTCCTTGCTACTGACCCTGGTCGCGGCCGGTGTCGCGTTGGCGGCTGCCGGCTGTGGCGGGGCTGCGGGCGGCACCGCAGCGCCGGCGACCGACACCGGCTCGGCCACGACGACGAGTGCGGCCGCGTCGACCGCGCCGAGCTTCGATCCGTGCGCGGTGCTGCCGGCTGACGGCCTGGCGAAGTTGGGCATCAGCGGCCAGGCGAAGATCGACCCAGACTCCGGTGCCTGCCAATGGCTCGGAACCTTCGATGTCAGCACGCATGTCCTGCCTTATCCGCTGGGGCAGCGGCCGAAGAAGGACAACCCGACCATCACGCAGCTCACCGTCGGCAGCCACAAGGCGGAGTTGTGGCGGTCGAACACCGCGGGCTGGTGCAGCGTGGAGGTCGCGCTGGGGGCGGCGCAGAGCTTCGACATCACGGTGGTCGCGGCCGACTCCAAGTCGATGGACACTGCGTGTTCGTCCGTCCAGGACCTGGCCACCGCCGCCGAACCCAAGCTGCCGACATCATGA
- a CDS encoding N-acetylglucosamine kinase: MGQGVKAAVLAIDGGNSKTDVILIDDGGTVLSHVRGPGASPQNIGLHPSLESFNRMVHEAASKAGLATNKPFARHTAAYLAGADLPREEEILQREFGKLGWSDSTTVGNDTFALLRSGTSDGVGVAVVCGAGINCVGVARDGRVHRFPALGRISGDWGGGSQIGGDALWHAVRADDGRGPQTALLPALLAHFGVTNISEVVAGLHFEEISGDVVHELCPLLFRVAAEGDEVAAAVVERLIEEVVVLATVSLRRLDLLGEQVDIVLGGGVLTNAGPAMIGEITRRCHEVAPLADVHLVELPPVAGAALLGLDAIGASAEVESRLRSHYAPEAEERLVAG; the protein is encoded by the coding sequence ATGGGCCAAGGCGTGAAGGCCGCCGTGCTCGCCATCGACGGCGGGAACAGCAAGACCGACGTGATCCTGATCGACGACGGCGGGACCGTGCTCTCGCACGTGCGCGGGCCCGGCGCGTCGCCGCAGAACATCGGTCTGCACCCCAGCCTCGAATCGTTCAACCGGATGGTGCACGAGGCGGCGAGCAAGGCCGGGCTGGCGACGAACAAGCCGTTCGCCCGGCACACGGCGGCCTACCTCGCCGGCGCCGACCTGCCGCGGGAGGAGGAGATCCTCCAGCGCGAGTTCGGCAAGCTGGGTTGGTCGGACAGCACAACGGTGGGCAACGACACCTTCGCGCTGCTGCGGTCGGGCACCTCCGACGGCGTCGGCGTGGCCGTGGTGTGCGGCGCCGGCATCAACTGCGTCGGCGTGGCGCGGGACGGCCGGGTGCACCGGTTTCCCGCGCTGGGCCGGATCTCCGGCGACTGGGGCGGCGGATCGCAGATCGGCGGCGACGCGCTGTGGCATGCCGTCCGCGCCGACGACGGCCGTGGGCCGCAGACCGCGCTGCTGCCGGCGCTGCTCGCGCACTTCGGCGTCACCAACATCAGCGAGGTCGTCGCCGGCCTGCACTTCGAGGAGATCAGCGGCGACGTCGTGCACGAGCTCTGCCCGCTGCTGTTCCGGGTCGCCGCCGAGGGCGACGAGGTCGCGGCGGCCGTGGTCGAGCGGCTGATCGAGGAGGTCGTCGTGCTGGCGACCGTGTCGCTGCGCCGGCTCGACCTGCTCGGCGAGCAGGTCGACATCGTGCTCGGCGGCGGCGTGCTCACCAACGCCGGCCCCGCCATGATCGGCGAGATCACCCGGCGCTGCCACGAGGTGGCGCCGCTGGCCGACGTGCACCTGGTCGAGCTGCCCCCGGTCGCCGGCGCGGCATTACTCGGGCTGGACGCCATCGGCGCCAGCGCCGAGGTCGAGAGCCGGCTGCGTTCCCACTACGCCCCCGAGGCCGAGGAACGGCTGGTGGCGGGCTGA
- a CDS encoding carbohydrate ABC transporter permease — MATLTATAAPARPAPRRKKRHPKDILNWIAVHAVALALGIGFALPIVFVVLTAFMSDQQALTSNLWPTSWHPENFLTVFQKAPMLEYFANSLLYSVLATVGMLLSSIPAAYALARLRFRGSNLIFMLVIAAMMLPPQVVAVPIYSMWANLHLTGTLWPLVVPYFLGDAFSIFLLRQFFVTVPQDYFDAARMDGCNEFQMLYRVLVPMTRPGLAAAGLFTFLYTWNDYFGPLLYVGEKQDSWTLSVALASFRGMHQVQWNLTMAATVLVLVPVIVLFLFAQKSFVKGITFTGVKG, encoded by the coding sequence ATGGCGACCCTGACCGCGACCGCGGCGCCGGCCCGCCCGGCGCCGCGGCGAAAGAAGCGGCACCCCAAGGACATCCTCAACTGGATCGCGGTGCACGCCGTCGCCCTGGCCCTGGGCATCGGCTTCGCGCTGCCGATCGTGTTCGTGGTGCTGACCGCGTTCATGTCCGACCAGCAGGCGCTCACCTCCAACCTGTGGCCGACCTCCTGGCACCCCGAGAACTTCCTCACGGTGTTCCAGAAGGCGCCGATGCTGGAGTACTTCGCCAACAGCCTGCTGTACTCGGTGCTGGCCACCGTGGGCATGCTGCTGTCCAGCATCCCGGCCGCGTACGCGCTGGCCCGGCTGCGTTTCCGGGGCAGCAACCTCATCTTCATGCTGGTGATCGCCGCGATGATGCTGCCGCCGCAGGTGGTGGCCGTGCCGATCTACAGCATGTGGGCCAACCTGCACCTGACCGGCACGCTGTGGCCGCTCGTGGTGCCGTACTTCCTCGGCGACGCCTTCAGCATCTTCCTGCTGCGCCAGTTCTTCGTGACGGTGCCGCAGGACTACTTCGACGCGGCCCGGATGGACGGCTGCAACGAGTTCCAGATGCTGTACCGGGTGCTCGTGCCGATGACTCGACCGGGTCTGGCCGCCGCCGGCCTGTTCACCTTTCTCTACACCTGGAACGACTACTTCGGACCGCTGCTGTACGTGGGCGAGAAGCAGGACAGCTGGACGCTCTCGGTGGCGCTGGCGTCCTTCCGGGGCATGCACCAGGTGCAGTGGAACCTGACGATGGCCGCGACCGTTCTCGTCCTGGTGCCGGTGATCGTGCTGTTCCTGTTCGCACAGAAGTCCTTCGTCAAGGGGATCACTTTCACGGGAGTCAAAGGGTGA